The Armatimonadota bacterium genome includes a window with the following:
- a CDS encoding haloacid dehalogenase, whose protein sequence is MSLTDWLARLLVPDRTVERISELEPHHLHEAGIRGLILDLDNTLCEWQSESIPEDILLWVAKMKRAGIRMCIASNTRDRRRLRRMAAGLELPSVSGAPKPGRRCFATAMAILDLKPEEAAVVGDQLFTDILGGRRSGIHTILVRPMHRREFIGTKVSRLFERFLMGHFRRRGRLP, encoded by the coding sequence ATGAGCCTGACGGACTGGCTTGCGCGTCTGCTCGTGCCTGACCGCACGGTGGAGCGCATTTCCGAGCTTGAACCTCATCATCTGCACGAGGCCGGCATCCGGGGACTCATTCTGGATCTGGACAACACTCTGTGCGAGTGGCAGAGCGAGAGTATCCCGGAGGATATCCTATTGTGGGTGGCCAAGATGAAAAGGGCGGGCATCAGGATGTGCATCGCCAGCAACACACGCGACAGACGGCGCCTCCGGCGTATGGCGGCTGGACTGGAACTGCCGAGCGTCTCCGGGGCGCCCAAGCCGGGCCGCCGCTGCTTTGCGACGGCAATGGCTATCCTGGATCTGAAGCCTGAGGAGGCTGCTGTCGTTGGCGATCAGCTTTTTACAGACATCCTGGGAGGCAGGCGTTCCGGGATCCATACCATCCTTGTTCGCCCGATGCATCGCCGGGAGTTCATCGGGACAAAGGTGTCCCGCTTGTTTGAGCGGTTTCTGATGGGGCACTTTCGCAGGCGGGGGCGGCTGCCTTAG